One Cellulomonas taurus genomic region harbors:
- a CDS encoding DUF4118 domain-containing protein gives MVENESGQHTGRDARHQGRQRAIVAFALIVPLVAAGALHLAGDHVTAAVGALVLTLVVVGAAASGLRTAGVLAAVSASAWFDFFLTEPRWSFTVFDRDEVEIAVLLLVVGLVVTEVALWGRRQQDRASRRAGYLDGVLSTADLVALPDTSPDMLVARVAERITDLLGVDDCRFEGADRRARSTTLMHRDGAVTQCGNRVDVDRHGLPTDDLIVLPVERAGTEQGRFVLTSSTQHVRPTTEQRRIAVTLADQVGARLALGVPASRQVRVPGR, from the coding sequence ATGGTGGAGAACGAGTCGGGGCAGCACACCGGTCGGGATGCGCGGCACCAAGGACGGCAGCGCGCGATCGTCGCGTTCGCCCTCATCGTGCCACTGGTCGCCGCGGGGGCCCTGCATCTGGCCGGTGACCACGTGACTGCGGCGGTGGGCGCGCTGGTGCTGACGCTGGTCGTGGTCGGCGCTGCGGCCTCCGGACTCCGTACCGCGGGCGTCCTGGCGGCGGTGTCGGCCAGCGCGTGGTTCGACTTCTTCCTCACCGAGCCGCGGTGGAGTTTCACGGTGTTCGACCGCGACGAGGTCGAGATCGCCGTGCTGCTGCTCGTCGTCGGCCTGGTGGTGACCGAGGTGGCCCTGTGGGGTCGTCGTCAGCAGGACCGAGCGAGTCGTCGCGCCGGCTACCTCGACGGCGTGCTGAGCACCGCGGATCTCGTCGCGCTCCCGGACACCTCACCCGACATGCTGGTCGCACGGGTGGCGGAGCGGATCACCGACCTGCTCGGCGTCGACGACTGCCGGTTCGAGGGCGCCGATCGGCGCGCCCGGTCGACGACCCTCATGCATCGGGACGGTGCGGTCACCCAGTGCGGCAACCGGGTCGACGTGGACCGGCACGGGCTGCCGACCGACGATCTGATCGTGCTGCCGGTCGAGCGCGCCGGCACCGAGCAGGGCAGGTTCGTGCTGACCTCGTCGACCCAGCACGTCCGACCGACCACCGAGCAGCGCAGGATCGCGGTGACGTTGGCGGACCAGGTCGGCGCCCGGCTGGCGCTGGGTGTCCCGGCGTCGCGCCAGGTCCGGGTGCCCGGGCGCTGA
- a CDS encoding methyl-accepting chemotaxis protein translates to MRWFSDRSIAVKIGACLGLLAAVAVGLSAMAADRLGQLSDQQRRMYVQSTTPLTELITLTRDFGGVRARVAVLPSLPSDEQESADGDLETFVATVRDDMSTYEQEASDPVAFAQIEQQLGNYLDNVDQVRSLVGTGDDAAAISLVVGDMRDLATAANDGLEDEASELAAIGQRTDAAGTRLEQRSVLILWVSLAAALALSFAGCFVVLRALRRSVREVELSLSALEGGDLTRDPVAHSDDELGRMARSLTSAQAALRSTIAQTDEAAQSVASAAEELTASASEVAAGAEQTSAQAGVVAAASEQVSRNVQTVAAGAEQMGASIREIAQNASQAAKVASQATEVASTTNDQVARLGTSSAEIGNVVKVITSIAEQTNLLALNATIEAARAGEAGKGFAVVAGEVKELAQETAKATEDIARRVEAIQHDTGAAVTAIAEISQIIASINDYQLTIASAVEEQTATTTEMSRSVAEAASGSGEIAHNITGVASAADASTQSVQQIGAAVSDLARMSADLRAATATFVYRGSERPRSA, encoded by the coding sequence ATGAGGTGGTTTTCGGATCGGTCGATCGCAGTCAAGATCGGCGCGTGTCTCGGGTTGCTGGCGGCCGTGGCGGTCGGGCTGAGCGCGATGGCGGCGGACCGCCTGGGCCAGCTGTCCGACCAGCAGCGACGGATGTACGTGCAGTCGACCACCCCGTTGACCGAGCTGATCACGCTCACCCGGGACTTCGGCGGGGTGCGCGCCCGGGTGGCCGTCCTGCCGTCGCTGCCGTCCGACGAGCAGGAGTCGGCCGACGGCGACCTGGAGACGTTCGTCGCCACGGTCCGCGACGACATGTCGACCTATGAGCAGGAGGCGAGCGACCCCGTGGCGTTCGCCCAGATCGAGCAGCAGCTCGGCAACTACCTCGACAACGTCGACCAGGTCCGCTCACTGGTGGGCACCGGCGACGACGCCGCCGCGATCTCGCTGGTCGTGGGGGACATGCGGGACCTCGCCACCGCCGCGAACGACGGACTGGAGGACGAGGCGAGCGAGCTCGCCGCGATCGGCCAGCGCACCGACGCCGCCGGGACGCGGCTGGAGCAGCGCAGTGTGCTGATCCTGTGGGTGTCGCTCGCCGCGGCCCTGGCGTTGTCCTTCGCCGGCTGCTTCGTCGTCCTGCGTGCCCTGCGACGCAGCGTCCGGGAGGTCGAGCTGTCGCTCTCGGCGCTCGAGGGCGGCGACCTCACCCGCGACCCGGTGGCGCACTCCGACGACGAGCTCGGGCGCATGGCGCGGTCCCTGACCAGTGCCCAGGCGGCGCTGCGCAGCACCATCGCCCAGACCGACGAGGCCGCCCAGAGCGTCGCCTCCGCCGCCGAGGAACTCACCGCCTCGGCCTCCGAGGTCGCCGCCGGTGCCGAGCAGACCTCCGCGCAGGCAGGGGTCGTCGCGGCGGCGTCGGAGCAGGTGTCCCGCAATGTGCAGACCGTCGCCGCCGGGGCCGAGCAGATGGGCGCCAGCATCCGGGAGATCGCCCAGAACGCGTCCCAGGCGGCCAAGGTCGCCAGCCAGGCCACCGAGGTCGCGTCGACCACCAACGACCAGGTCGCCCGGCTGGGCACCTCATCGGCGGAGATCGGCAACGTCGTCAAGGTCATCACCAGCATCGCCGAGCAGACCAACCTGCTGGCGTTGAACGCGACCATCGAGGCCGCCCGGGCCGGGGAAGCGGGCAAGGGCTTCGCGGTCGTCGCCGGTGAGGTCAAGGAGTTGGCGCAGGAGACCGCCAAGGCCACCGAGGACATCGCCCGCCGGGTCGAGGCGATCCAGCACGACACCGGCGCCGCGGTGACCGCCATCGCGGAGATCTCACAGATCATCGCCTCGATCAACGACTACCAGCTGACCATCGCCAGCGCGGTGGAGGAGCAGACCGCGACCACCACGGAGATGTCCCGGTCGGTGGCCGAGGCCGCCTCCGGGTCCGGGGAGATCGCGCACAACATCACCGGCGTCGCGTCGGCCGCCGACGCGTCGACCCAGAGCGTGCAGCAGATCGGTGCGGCGGTCAGCGACCTCGCCCGGATGTCCGCCGACCTGCGCGCCGCGACCGCGACGTTCGTGTACCGGGGGAGCGAGCGGCCGCGCTCGGCGTGA
- the bsh gene encoding choloylglycine hydrolase, whose translation MRFTDGEGHLYQARNLDWTTGYGERVVITPTGYRPHSPFGATTTIRHPVIGMGIVEADTPLYFDCGNEAGLAVAGLNFPGYAQYATGPAGGAVNVAAVEFPLWVAAQFSRVEEVEAALAEVVIVDRPINERYPSSLLHWIIGDATRAIVVEHTADGMRVFDDDVDVLTNQPGFDWHHENLRNYLNTAPGFPDDTVLGRAHLSAFGSGALMRGIPGDYSSPSRFVRAAYVHAHYPQQDSEPENVSRAFHTLQQVAMVEGSAAMASGEFETTIYTGLFSSRTGTYYWNTYDDPAIRQVALADHPADGTELIVV comes from the coding sequence GTGCGATTCACCGACGGCGAGGGACACCTCTACCAGGCACGGAACCTCGACTGGACCACCGGCTACGGCGAGCGGGTGGTCATCACACCCACCGGGTACCGGCCGCACTCACCCTTCGGGGCCACCACCACGATCCGCCACCCGGTGATCGGGATGGGCATCGTGGAAGCGGACACCCCGCTGTACTTCGACTGCGGGAACGAGGCCGGACTCGCGGTCGCGGGGCTCAACTTCCCCGGTTACGCGCAGTACGCGACCGGCCCGGCCGGGGGCGCCGTGAACGTCGCCGCCGTCGAGTTCCCGCTGTGGGTGGCGGCGCAGTTCTCGCGTGTCGAGGAGGTCGAGGCGGCGCTCGCGGAGGTGGTGATCGTCGACCGCCCGATCAACGAGCGGTACCCCAGCTCCCTGCTGCACTGGATCATCGGGGACGCGACCCGGGCCATCGTCGTGGAGCACACCGCCGACGGCATGCGGGTCTTCGACGACGACGTCGACGTGCTGACCAATCAGCCCGGCTTCGACTGGCACCACGAGAACCTGCGCAACTACCTGAACACCGCCCCCGGCTTCCCCGACGACACCGTGCTGGGCCGGGCGCACCTGAGCGCCTTCGGATCGGGCGCGCTGATGCGCGGCATCCCCGGCGACTACTCGTCGCCCTCGCGGTTCGTGCGCGCCGCCTACGTCCACGCGCACTACCCGCAGCAGGACAGCGAGCCGGAGAACGTCAGCCGCGCGTTCCACACGCTGCAGCAGGTCGCGATGGTCGAGGGCAGCGCGGCGATGGCCTCCGGCGAGTTCGAGACGACCATCTACACCGGGCTGTTCTCGTCCCGGACGGGCACCTACTACTGGAACACCTACGACGATCCCGCGATCCGCCAGGTGGCGTTGGCCGACCACCCGGCCGACGGGACGGAGCTGATCGTCGTCTAG
- a CDS encoding alpha/beta fold hydrolase, which translates to MTNRTNDPTLLLIPGHWLGAWAWEQVVDHLTAAGRHAVPVTLPGLDPQDPQRATRTLDDQVAAIEALMDEVGAAPERPVVIVGHSGANAPVSQLLDRHANRVARVIWVDSGPVAPGTVFAPDLDGELPLPPLDLLRAQASLDGLDDQMLAEFRRRAVPQPGPVLRQPVRLSGDAHLRVPTTLVCCSLSGAQMTELAQSGHPMFAEVAKLEHAQTVDLPTGHWPMWSRPADLAELLATASATDED; encoded by the coding sequence ATGACGAACCGAACCAACGACCCGACCCTCCTCCTGATCCCCGGCCACTGGTTGGGCGCCTGGGCCTGGGAGCAGGTGGTGGACCACCTGACCGCCGCCGGCCGCCATGCCGTCCCGGTCACCCTGCCCGGCCTCGACCCGCAGGACCCGCAGCGGGCCACCCGCACCCTGGACGACCAGGTCGCCGCCATCGAAGCCCTGATGGACGAGGTGGGTGCGGCACCCGAGCGACCCGTGGTGATCGTCGGGCACAGCGGGGCGAACGCCCCGGTGAGCCAGCTGCTCGACCGGCACGCGAACCGGGTCGCCCGGGTGATCTGGGTGGACAGCGGACCGGTGGCGCCCGGGACCGTCTTCGCCCCCGACCTCGACGGTGAGCTGCCGCTGCCGCCGTTAGACCTGTTGCGCGCGCAGGCCAGCCTCGACGGCCTCGACGACCAGATGCTCGCCGAGTTCCGCCGCCGCGCCGTCCCGCAGCCCGGGCCGGTGCTCCGCCAGCCGGTGCGGCTCAGCGGCGACGCCCACCTGCGCGTGCCGACCACCCTGGTGTGCTGTTCGCTGTCCGGAGCGCAGATGACGGAGCTCGCCCAGTCCGGGCACCCGATGTTCGCCGAGGTCGCCAAGCTGGAGCACGCCCAGACCGTCGACCTGCCGACCGGGCACTGGCCGATGTGGAGTCGGCCCGCGGACCTCGCCGAGCTTCTGGCCACGGCCTCGGCCACCGACGAGGACTGA
- a CDS encoding helix-turn-helix transcriptional regulator, producing MKRAERWHALTEMLRRSGARGCTAERLATEFGVSVRTVKRDLAALEASGAPIWSRPGPGGGYGLATRATLPPVALTPAQAVALLAAVSAAPDAPYADAAAAGVRKILDVLDPVTRTRARALADRVWVNSPPTPTRAVRSALEQAMAEQRVVRIRYVAGDGAASTRDVEPIMFGSSGGRWYLIGWCRLREGIRWFLVDRVERASVTADPCGCHGIEEVGPPPVTARSVRF from the coding sequence GTGAAGCGGGCCGAACGGTGGCACGCACTGACCGAGATGCTGCGCCGCAGTGGTGCGCGCGGGTGCACGGCCGAGCGGCTGGCCACCGAGTTCGGGGTGTCGGTCAGGACGGTGAAGCGCGACCTGGCGGCCCTGGAGGCGAGCGGTGCGCCGATCTGGTCCCGGCCCGGCCCCGGCGGTGGCTACGGCCTCGCGACGCGGGCGACCTTGCCACCGGTCGCGCTCACCCCTGCCCAGGCGGTCGCCCTGCTCGCCGCCGTGTCGGCTGCCCCCGATGCGCCCTACGCCGATGCCGCCGCGGCCGGGGTGCGCAAGATCCTGGACGTGCTCGACCCGGTCACCCGGACGCGGGCGCGGGCACTCGCCGACCGGGTGTGGGTGAACAGCCCGCCGACCCCGACCCGCGCGGTGCGCTCGGCGCTGGAACAGGCGATGGCCGAGCAGCGCGTGGTGCGGATCCGGTACGTGGCCGGGGACGGGGCGGCGTCCACCCGGGACGTGGAGCCGATCATGTTCGGATCGTCCGGTGGTCGCTGGTACCTGATCGGCTGGTGCCGACTGCGCGAGGGCATCCGCTGGTTCCTGGTGGACCGGGTCGAGCGGGCCAGCGTGACCGCGGACCCGTGCGGCTGCCACGGCATCGAGGAGGTCGGCCCGCCCCCGGTGACCGCCAGGTCGGTGCGGTTCTGA
- a CDS encoding TetR/AcrR family transcriptional regulator, protein MSEKPVREGQAHKRAAILTAAQELFVQAGVERTSMDAVAARAGVSKRTVYDYHGDKRRLLLDVIEAAGESALTTLRTLADDHLTSTEIRDVDALAQALTGFAVDLGRSLLMSSDYVAAVKLIAENEPLLPELDDHPLDRSHARVLTERVAHFARLGLLDTEDPELAAEHFQALTTLRVLNEPARRRAEPATVERIMTDGAQVFVRAYRAA, encoded by the coding sequence GTGAGCGAGAAGCCGGTGCGCGAGGGGCAGGCGCACAAGCGCGCGGCGATCCTGACCGCGGCCCAGGAACTGTTCGTCCAGGCAGGGGTCGAACGCACGAGCATGGACGCGGTGGCCGCGCGGGCGGGCGTGTCCAAGCGGACGGTCTACGACTACCACGGGGACAAGCGGCGGCTCCTGCTGGACGTGATCGAGGCGGCGGGGGAGTCGGCGCTGACCACCTTGCGCACCCTCGCCGACGACCACCTCACGAGCACCGAGATCCGGGACGTGGACGCGCTCGCCCAGGCCCTCACCGGCTTCGCCGTCGACCTGGGGCGCTCCCTGCTGATGTCCTCGGACTACGTGGCCGCGGTCAAGCTGATCGCGGAGAACGAGCCACTGCTGCCCGAGCTCGACGACCACCCGCTCGACCGGTCGCACGCCCGGGTGCTGACCGAACGGGTCGCCCACTTCGCCCGCCTCGGCCTGCTCGACACCGAGGACCCGGAGCTCGCCGCCGAGCACTTCCAGGCGCTGACCACGCTGCGCGTGCTGAACGAACCGGCCCGCCGACGCGCCGAGCCGGCGACCGTGGAGCGGATCATGACCGACGGCGCACAGGTCTTCGTCCGCGCCTACCGGGCGGCCTGA
- a CDS encoding ABC transporter ATP-binding protein: protein MSVTPSSLQAHALVKRYGRVTAVDQLSFQVRPGIVTGFLGPNGAGKSTTLRMFLGLDKPTSGAATVGGLRVREVAHPLRTVGAMLDARAVHPRRTAVDHLAAVARAGAVPRARVAEVLELVGLGAAANRRAGDFSLGMKQRLGIATALIGDPGIVIFDEPLNGLDPEGIRWARSLMRDLAAQGRTVLFSSHLMGEMELTADHLIVVHRGRLLADQPLTSFITDHTTERVRVRTQDRDALISALDRAGLRAAPDPSSADGIDVRGTTTGQVGHVAATAAIALSELRAVRESLEDVFLTMTSTQQGAA, encoded by the coding sequence ATGTCAGTCACCCCTTCGTCCCTCCAGGCCCATGCGTTGGTGAAGCGCTACGGGCGCGTGACCGCCGTCGACCAGCTGTCCTTCCAGGTCAGACCGGGCATCGTCACCGGCTTCCTGGGGCCGAACGGGGCGGGCAAGTCGACGACGCTGCGGATGTTCCTCGGATTGGACAAGCCGACCAGCGGCGCGGCGACCGTCGGCGGTCTGCGTGTGCGAGAGGTCGCGCATCCGCTCCGCACCGTCGGCGCGATGCTGGACGCCCGGGCCGTGCACCCCCGCCGCACGGCGGTGGACCATCTCGCCGCGGTGGCTCGCGCCGGAGCCGTGCCGCGCGCCCGGGTCGCCGAGGTGCTGGAGCTGGTCGGGCTCGGCGCGGCCGCGAACCGTCGCGCCGGAGACTTCTCCCTGGGGATGAAGCAGCGGCTGGGCATCGCCACCGCACTGATCGGCGACCCCGGCATCGTGATCTTCGACGAGCCGCTGAACGGCCTGGACCCGGAGGGGATCCGGTGGGCCCGGTCGCTGATGCGCGATCTGGCCGCACAGGGCCGCACCGTGCTGTTCTCCAGCCATCTGATGGGCGAGATGGAACTCACCGCCGACCATCTGATCGTCGTCCACCGCGGACGGCTGCTGGCCGACCAGCCGCTGACCAGCTTCATCACGGACCACACCACCGAGCGGGTCCGGGTGCGCACGCAGGACCGGGACGCCCTGATCTCCGCCCTCGACCGCGCCGGGCTCCGCGCGGCACCCGACCCGTCCAGCGCGGACGGGATCGACGTCCGAGGCACCACCACCGGCCAGGTCGGTCACGTCGCCGCCACCGCCGCCATCGCGCTGTCCGAACTGCGCGCCGTCCGGGAGTCCCTGGAAGACGTGTTCCTCACCATGACCTCGACCCAGCAGGGAGCTGCCTGA
- a CDS encoding ABC transporter permease has protein sequence MDLLASEWIKARSIRTTWILAIGTVLVTVMVSLLGISGLLADWQARLPQDYDPTGISFKGILVGQILIATLGAQTFTSEYATGQIITSLAIVPRRGVLLASKTAITVLIALATAVLTVAASVGASQAALAAAGLPTADLTDPDAIRAILCAVGYLVLTAVFGVALGALTRSSSGALAVAVSVGLLVPALAPGLPGVVGEFAGTYWPTTAGQSSYTITADGPLPGAAGLAVMAVFTLWTTLAAQLTLKTRDA, from the coding sequence ATGGACCTTCTCGCCTCGGAATGGATCAAGGCCCGCAGTATCCGCACCACCTGGATCCTGGCGATCGGCACCGTGCTGGTCACCGTCATGGTCAGCCTGCTGGGGATCAGCGGCCTGCTGGCCGACTGGCAGGCGCGGCTGCCGCAGGACTACGACCCCACCGGCATCAGCTTCAAGGGCATCCTGGTCGGACAGATCCTGATCGCCACCCTCGGCGCCCAGACCTTCACCAGCGAGTACGCGACCGGACAGATCATCACCAGCCTGGCCATCGTCCCCCGCCGGGGCGTGTTGCTGGCCAGCAAGACCGCGATCACCGTGCTGATCGCCCTGGCGACCGCGGTGCTCACCGTGGCCGCCAGTGTCGGCGCGAGCCAGGCGGCCCTCGCCGCCGCCGGGTTGCCGACCGCCGACCTCACCGACCCGGACGCGATCCGGGCGATCCTGTGCGCGGTCGGCTACCTGGTGCTCACGGCGGTGTTCGGCGTCGCCCTGGGCGCCCTCACCCGTTCCTCCTCCGGTGCGCTGGCCGTCGCGGTGAGCGTGGGGCTGCTCGTCCCCGCCCTCGCACCCGGCCTGCCCGGCGTGGTGGGCGAGTTCGCGGGCACCTACTGGCCCACCACCGCCGGTCAGAGCTCCTACACGATCACCGCCGACGGACCGCTGCCCGGAGCTGCCGGACTCGCGGTGATGGCCGTCTTCACGCTCTGGACGACCCTGGCCGCCCAGCTCACGCTCAAGACCCGCGACGCCTGA